One part of the Anopheles merus strain MAF chromosome 3L, AmerM5.1, whole genome shotgun sequence genome encodes these proteins:
- the LOC121599795 gene encoding uncharacterized protein LOC121599795: MWALSHRITHTAINDLLGIIRETTEYYVPMDARTFLKTPVNVRQNITTVAGGQLWYQGIEKTLQCHFKNTTPTVDKFALNLFVDGLPLHNSGPTQLWPIMAQIHELPEVPVLVLGIFCGSSKPDNVEDYLRQLVDDLNRVMDQGVTINKTKIGIDLRVIIADSPARAFIKGVANFNAANGCIKCKIVGKKDKKNPQNGI, encoded by the exons ATGTGGGCCCTATCTCATCGAATAACCCACACAGCTATAAATGATTTGCTTGGGATCATACGCGAGACAACGGAATATTACGTTCCAATGGATGCAAGGACGTTTCTGAAAACTCCCGTGAACGTCAGACAAAATATTACCACAGTGGCAGGAGGACAGCTATGGTACCAAGGGATCGAAAAGACGCTTCAGTGCCATTTTAA AAACACGACGCCTACTGTGGACAAATTTGCTTTAAATCTCTTCGTAGATGGGCTTCCGTTACATAACAGTGGCCCTACGCAATTATGGCCAATAATGGCGCAGATTCACGAGCTTCCGGAGGTGCCTGTCTTGGTGCTAGGCATTTTCTGTGGTTCGTCGAAACCTGACAACGTGGAGGATTATCTTCGTCAATTGGTAGACGACCTTAATCGTGTTATGGACCAAGGAGTCacaatcaacaaaacaaaaattggaaTTGATCTTCGTGTTATCATCGCCGATTCTCCCGCCCGAGCGTTCATAAAAG GTGTGGCGAATTTCAATGCAGCGAACGGGtgtataaaatgtaaaattgtgggaaaaaaggacaaaaaaaacccacagaatggtatttga